One region of Populus trichocarpa isolate Nisqually-1 chromosome 4, P.trichocarpa_v4.1, whole genome shotgun sequence genomic DNA includes:
- the LOC7494334 gene encoding vesicle-associated protein 4-2 isoform X1, with amino-acid sequence MAIADQRSPTDNTPSNNNSKVWGFLKLPFLGGSNTNTTPSSSTTNTPTSTMMMMQQQQQQQHHHHNHQPNSLIEGSNPPLASNSVSSVARSLLPTRRRLKLDPSSKLYFPYEPGKQVRSAIRIKNTCKSHVAFKFQTTAPKSCFMRPPGAILAPGESIIATVFKFIELPEINEKPMEQKSRVKFKIMSLKVKGVMDYVPELFDEQKDQVAVEQILRVFFLNPERPGPALEKLKRQLADADAALEARKKPPEDAGPRIIGEGLVIDEWKERRERYLARQQVEGVDSV; translated from the exons ATGGCCATAGCGGACCAGAGATCACCAACCGATAATACTCCCAGCAACAACAACAGTAAAGTGTGGGGATTCTTAAAGCTGCCGTTTTTAGGAGGAAGCAACACTAATACGACACCCTCTTCTTCTACTACTAACACTCCTACTtcaacgatgatgatgatgcagcagcaacagcagcagcagcaccaccacCATAATCACCAGCCCAACTCCCTAATCGAAGGATCCAATCCTCCTCTTGCTTCCAATTCTGTCTCTTCTGTTGCTAGATCGCTGTTGCCGACACGTCGTCGTCTTAAACTCGATCCTTCTTCCAAGCTTTACTTTCCTT ATGAACCTGGCAAGCAGGTTCGCAGTGCCATCAGGATTAAAAACACTTGCAAGTCACATGTAGCTTTTAAG tttCAAACAACTGCACCGAAAAGCTGTTTCATGCGTCCTCCAGGGGCTATTCTTGCACCTGGGGAAAGTATCATAGCTACAG TCTTCAAGTTTATTGAACTCCCAGAAATTAACGAGAAACCAATGGAGCAGAAGAGCagggttaaatttaaaatcatgagCCTGAAGGTGAAAGGGGTCATGGACTATGTACCTGAGCTG TTTGATGAGCAGAAAGATCAAGTAGCAGTAGAGCAAATATTGcgggttttttttctaaatccaGAGCGTCCTGGTCCT GCTTTGGAAAAGTTGAAGCGCCAGTTGGCTGATGCTGATGCAGCTCTTGAGGCACGCAAGAAACCTCCAGAAGATGCAGGTCCGAGGATTATTGGTGAAGGACTAGTGATAGATGAATGG AAAGAGCGAAGGGAAAGATACCTTGCTCGGCAGCAGGTTGAAGGAGTAGACTCGGTATAG
- the LOC7494333 gene encoding uncharacterized protein LOC7494333, whose protein sequence is MSSLKLYRSYHQSPFLPNVHKKMVKQTTFAPNKVVRRRKLAVRGCSGQESEKKTGSRSFLSLEEAGLVEISGLSTHERFLCRLTISSLNLLRVVSEQEGCPIEELNAGRVCDWFLKDKLKREQNMESAVLQWDDSELQF, encoded by the exons ATGAGTTCACTTAAACTTTATAGGAGTTATCATCAATCACCATTTCTCCCAAACGTCCACAAAAAGATGGTAAAGCAAACCACTTTTGCTCCAAATAAGGTGGTTCGTAGAAGAAAGCTAGCAGTGAGAGGATGCAGTGGTCAGGAATCTGAGAAGAAGACAGGAAGCAGAAGTTTCTTGAGTCTTGAAGAAGCTGGTCTAGTTGAAATTTCCGGCTTAAGCACCCATGAAAGGTTCCTATGCCGTTTAACG ATATCATCATTAAACCTTTTAAGAGTTGTATCAGAGCAAGAAGGGTGTCCAATTGAGGAGCTGAATGCTGGGAGAGTATGCGACTGGTTTTTGAAGGATAAGCTGAAAAGAGAGCAGAATATGGAGTCTGCAGTGCTTCAATGGGATGATTCTGAACTCCAATTTTGA
- the LOC7494334 gene encoding vesicle-associated protein 4-2 isoform X2, which produces MAIADQRSPTDNTPSNNNSKVWGFLKLPFLGGSNTNTTPSSSTTNTPTSTMMMMQQQQQQQHHHHNHQPNSLIEGSNPPLASNSVSSVARSLLPTRRRLKLDPSSKLYFPFFKFIELPEINEKPMEQKSRVKFKIMSLKVKGVMDYVPELFDEQKDQVAVEQILRVFFLNPERPGPALEKLKRQLADADAALEARKKPPEDAGPRIIGEGLVIDEWKERRERYLARQQVEGVDSV; this is translated from the exons ATGGCCATAGCGGACCAGAGATCACCAACCGATAATACTCCCAGCAACAACAACAGTAAAGTGTGGGGATTCTTAAAGCTGCCGTTTTTAGGAGGAAGCAACACTAATACGACACCCTCTTCTTCTACTACTAACACTCCTACTtcaacgatgatgatgatgcagcagcaacagcagcagcagcaccaccacCATAATCACCAGCCCAACTCCCTAATCGAAGGATCCAATCCTCCTCTTGCTTCCAATTCTGTCTCTTCTGTTGCTAGATCGCTGTTGCCGACACGTCGTCGTCTTAAACTCGATCCTTCTTCCAAGCTTTACTTTCCTT TCTTCAAGTTTATTGAACTCCCAGAAATTAACGAGAAACCAATGGAGCAGAAGAGCagggttaaatttaaaatcatgagCCTGAAGGTGAAAGGGGTCATGGACTATGTACCTGAGCTG TTTGATGAGCAGAAAGATCAAGTAGCAGTAGAGCAAATATTGcgggttttttttctaaatccaGAGCGTCCTGGTCCT GCTTTGGAAAAGTTGAAGCGCCAGTTGGCTGATGCTGATGCAGCTCTTGAGGCACGCAAGAAACCTCCAGAAGATGCAGGTCCGAGGATTATTGGTGAAGGACTAGTGATAGATGAATGG AAAGAGCGAAGGGAAAGATACCTTGCTCGGCAGCAGGTTGAAGGAGTAGACTCGGTATAG